In the Dioscorea cayenensis subsp. rotundata cultivar TDr96_F1 chromosome 12, TDr96_F1_v2_PseudoChromosome.rev07_lg8_w22 25.fasta, whole genome shotgun sequence genome, one interval contains:
- the LOC120273941 gene encoding 6-phosphogluconate dehydrogenase, decarboxylating 1, chloroplastic-like, with amino-acid sequence MESAALSRIGLAGLAVMGQNLALNIAEKGFPISVYNRTTSKVDETVARAADEGGLPLFGHHSPREFVLSLSRPRSIIILVKAGAPVDQTIATLSRFLEPGDAIIDGGNEWYENTERRISEASPQGLLYLGMGVSGGEEGARRGPSLMPGGSRQAFDNVADILSKVAAQVDDGPCVTYVGPGGAGNFVKMVHNGIEYGDMQLISEAYDVLKTVGGLSNQDLANIFDEWNRGELESFLIEITADIFKVKDEHGEGELVDKILDKTGMKGTGKWTVQQAAELSVAAPTIAASLDCRYLSGLKEEREAAAGVLEQAGISNEALRASVGAVDKKRLIDDVRQALYASKICSYAQGMNLLRAKSQEKGWNLNLGELARIWKGGCIIRARFLDRIKKAYERNGSLPNLIVDPEFAREMAQRQGAWRRVVGLAIGAGISTPGMCASLSYFDTYRRSRLPANLVQAQRDLFGAHTYERIDRPGSFHTEWTKLARQSEAGVGAHN; translated from the coding sequence atGGAGTCGGCGGCGCTCTCCCGGATCGGCCTCGCCGGCCTCGCCGTCATGGGCCAGAACCTCGCCCTCAACATCGCCGAAAAGGGCTTCCCCATCTCCGTCTACAACCGCACCACCTCCAAGGTCGATGAGACCGTTGCTCGCGCCGCCGACGAGGGCGGCCTCCCCCTCTTTGGTCACCATTCTCCTCGCGAGTTCGTCCTCTCCCTCTCTCGCCCCCGCTCCATCATCATCCTCGTCAAGGCCGGCGCCCCTGTTGATCAGACCATCGCCACCCTCTCCCGCTTTCTCGAGCCCGGCGACGCTATCATTGATGGCGGCAACGAGTGGTATGAGAACACTGAGCGCCGCATCTCCGAAGCGTCTCCCCAAGGTCTCCTCTACCTTGGCATGGGCGTCTCCGGCGGCGAGGAGGGAGCCCGCCGCGGCCCTTCCCTCATGCCCGGTGGCTCTCGCCAGGCCTTCGACAACGTTGCTGATATTCTCTCCAAAGTAGCTGCCCAGGTTGACGATGGCCCCTGTGTCACCTACGTCGGCCCCGGCGGCGCTGGTAACTTCGTCAAGATGGTTCACAATGGGATCGAGTATGGTGACATGCAGCTCATCTCTGAGGCCTACGATGTCCTCAAGACTGTGGGCGGCCTCTCCAACCAAGATCTCGCCAACATCTTTGATGAATGGAATCGCGGGGAGCTGGAGAGCTTCTTGATCGAGATCACTGCTGATATATTTAAGGTCAAGGATGAGCATGGTGAGGGAGAGCTTGTGGATAAGATCTTGGATAAGACTGGGATGAAGGGGACTGGAAAGTGGACGGTGCAGCAGGCCGCTGAGCTCTCAGTGGCAGCGCCAACCATTGCTGCGTCTCTTGATTGTAGGTACCTCAGTGGATTGAAGGAGGAGCGTGAGGCTGCCGCCGGAGTCCTTGAACAAGCAGGGATCAGCAATGAGGCTCTGAGAGCTTCAGTTGGAGCTGTTGATAAGAAAAGATTGATTGATGATGTCCGGCAGGCTCTGTATGCTTCAAAGATATGTAGTTATGCGCAAGGTATGAACTTGCTCCGTGCAAAGAGTCAGGAGAAGGGATGGAACCTCAATTTGGGGGAGCTTGCCAGGATCTGGAAAGGAGGGTGCATTATCAGGGCAAGGTTTTTGGATAGGATTAAGAAGGCGTATGAGCGGAATGGGAGCTTGCCGAATCTGATTGTTGACCCGGAGTTTGCTAGGGAGATGGCACAGAGGCAAGGGGCATGGAGGAGAGTTGTGGGGTTGGCAATTGGGGCGGGGATTAGCACACCAGGGATGTGTGCTAGCTTGTCTTATTTTGATACCTATAGGAGATCTAGGCTCCCGGCAAACCTTGTGCAGGCGCAGCGGGACCTCTTTGGGGCTCATACTTATGAGCGAATTGATCGCCCGGGATCATTCCACACAGAGTGGACCAAGCTTGCCAGGCAGAGTGAGGCAGGTGTTGGTGCACATAACTGA